In the genome of Candidatus Moraniibacteriota bacterium, one region contains:
- a CDS encoding single-stranded DNA-binding protein, whose amino-acid sequence MNVNKVILVGRLTRDPETRTTPNGQTVATIGLATSHRWSDKSGQKQEKTEFHTIILWGRTAEVAAQYLTKGQEAYFEGRLQTRSYTGKDGVERRVTEIVAENMQLGSRPMGQGSSSSRSDSAHASQPANHGQSRSTPVSADDDIPTINLDDEKEEIKIEDVPF is encoded by the coding sequence ATGAATGTAAACAAAGTGATTCTGGTTGGGAGGCTGACACGTGATCCTGAAACGCGGACAACGCCAAACGGACAGACCGTTGCCACGATTGGTCTGGCGACGAGTCATCGTTGGAGTGACAAAAGCGGTCAGAAACAAGAAAAAACGGAATTTCATACGATTATCCTGTGGGGTCGGACAGCGGAAGTGGCTGCGCAATACCTTACGAAAGGACAGGAGGCATATTTCGAAGGGAGGCTCCAGACGAGGAGTTATACAGGGAAAGATGGCGTTGAGCGTCGTGTGACAGAAATTGTGGCGGAAAATATGCAACTTGGAAGTCGCCCGATGGGGCAGGGCAGTAGCTCATCTCGGTCTGATTCAGCTCATGCATCGCAACCTGCGAATCATGGCCAATCAAGGTCAACGCCGGTGTCTGCTGATGATGATATCCCGACGATTAATCTTGATGATGAAAAGGAAGAAATTAAGATTGAGGATGTCCCGTTCTGA
- the lepB gene encoding signal peptidase I, with the protein MNYIEGGQPQNPDMHQETFDEEEVYGVGRFLLEIAKIVILALVIIIPVRVFFFQPFFVQGASMEPNFHDGEYLVVGEFGYKETVVGFGGIALFDVTPFKELHRGDPVVFRPPGIAGQFFIKRVVGLPGETIEINNSHIIVKNAQTPGGFVLNEQMYLSPTVETTGDRVVTLKNDEYFLLGDNRTASKDSRAFGPVSKDRITGKVMLRAWPFDRFTLF; encoded by the coding sequence ATGAATTATATTGAAGGAGGTCAGCCACAGAATCCCGATATGCATCAAGAAACATTTGATGAGGAGGAGGTATATGGTGTCGGTCGCTTCTTGTTGGAGATTGCAAAAATTGTCATTCTCGCACTGGTCATTATTATACCTGTCCGAGTGTTCTTCTTCCAGCCGTTCTTTGTGCAGGGAGCAAGCATGGAACCGAATTTCCATGATGGGGAGTATTTGGTTGTCGGGGAATTCGGCTATAAGGAGACAGTTGTCGGATTTGGCGGTATCGCTCTATTTGATGTCACGCCCTTCAAGGAATTGCATCGTGGCGATCCTGTTGTGTTTCGTCCGCCAGGCATTGCTGGACAGTTTTTTATCAAGCGTGTTGTTGGTCTTCCGGGCGAGACAATTGAGATAAATAATTCCCATATCATAGTGAAGAATGCTCAGACTCCGGGAGGATTTGTGCTCAATGAACAGATGTATCTTTCTCCAACAGTGGAAACAACCGGGGATCGAGTGGTAACACTGAAGAATGACGAGTATTTTCTTCTGGGAGACAACCGGACGGCAAGCAAAGACTCTCGCGCATTTGGACCTGTCTCGAAAGATCGTATTACTGGCAAGGTGATGCTACGGGCTTGGCCATTTGATCGTTTTACACTCTTCTAA
- the efp gene encoding elongation factor P, which produces MLNISDIKTGKKIVLEGDPYAVLYHEHSKTGRAGAVLRTRLKNLRTGAVLERTFQGSDKADEADVTKSKAQYLYQEGHSYAFMDMESYDQVSLSAETLAGAERYLVEGTEVILLQFEGMPLTIELPPKVTLTVVDAPPGIKGDSVSSGDKLVKLETGLEVTTPLFVKEGDRIIVNTEKGTYVSRA; this is translated from the coding sequence ATGTTGAATATCAGTGATATTAAAACAGGAAAGAAAATTGTACTAGAGGGTGATCCGTACGCAGTGCTTTATCATGAGCATTCCAAAACAGGACGTGCTGGAGCGGTACTGAGGACTCGATTGAAGAATCTTCGGACAGGCGCAGTCTTGGAGCGAACCTTTCAGGGATCGGACAAAGCAGATGAGGCAGATGTAACGAAATCAAAGGCGCAGTATTTGTATCAAGAAGGACATTCCTATGCCTTTATGGATATGGAGTCGTATGACCAAGTTTCTTTGTCGGCCGAGACACTTGCCGGCGCGGAGCGCTATCTTGTCGAGGGAACTGAGGTGATACTCCTGCAGTTTGAAGGGATGCCACTGACTATCGAACTTCCGCCCAAAGTAACGCTTACCGTGGTTGATGCGCCACCGGGAATCAAGGGTGATAGCGTATCTTCCGGTGACAAGCTGGTCAAACTCGAGACCGGACTTGAGGTGACAACGCCACTCTTTGTGAAGGAGGGCGATCGGATTATTGTAAATACTGAGAAGGGGACATACGTGTCTCGCGCGTAG
- a CDS encoding 30S ribosomal protein S6, with protein sequence MMEYEILYLVGESKKSQLEMIKKGIEETIAASGGEVQPGEFVDERRMEYSIKGESRGVYVAKRFTVKEGAGDIPAEVTKAISFNKDIVRFMVVRAEGLPTLEDSQERVRRVPDARRKPQGRSAFARQRSLQGGVAPVVPDPEQAKSVISDTEIDKKLGEVLDI encoded by the coding sequence ATGATGGAGTACGAAATTCTGTATTTGGTAGGGGAATCGAAGAAGTCGCAGCTTGAGATGATTAAGAAGGGCATCGAGGAAACAATCGCTGCATCGGGAGGAGAAGTGCAACCGGGGGAGTTTGTTGATGAGCGTCGGATGGAATATTCAATCAAGGGTGAGTCTCGCGGGGTCTATGTTGCGAAGCGTTTCACAGTGAAAGAGGGCGCGGGAGATATTCCTGCGGAGGTTACAAAAGCAATTTCGTTCAACAAAGACATTGTGAGGTTCATGGTTGTTCGCGCTGAGGGATTGCCAACACTTGAAGATTCTCAGGAACGAGTGAGACGTGTTCCGGATGCAAGACGGAAGCCTCAGGGACGCTCGGCATTTGCTCGCCAGCGTTCCCTCCAGGGAGGAGTGGCGCCGGTCGTGCCCGATCCGGAGCAAGCAAAATCAGTTATTTCCGATACGGAAATAGATAAAAAACTTGGCGAGGTTTTGGATATCTAA
- a CDS encoding LCP family protein codes for MPIFGQQQDTFERLQQHPQHHRKFLRIFLWTLPLLLLVTLSLLTYFSWKIGSATRAMSIDPQEDTALSDTLHGATSLLTPILHRERSLLPGESEGRTNILLLGKANEKTAGQNLTDTIMVASFDFSRKKIALLSLPRDLYVEIPDTKTFTKLNALYQIDRANNESADTIKQAVSTITGLPIHAFATLDYDGFINIIDRVGGISIYVERDLFDSRFPGPNYSYETFSVKKGWQDLDGATTLKYVRERHGDPEGDFGRAKRQQAVLAALKKKAFSLQIFLNPLAISGVIDTLGNHIKTDLSLANIESLIGLADEFDTTNISTAVIDAWKKDSLLRVSHVPVGSVSMFILVPRTGDWVETRELAQNIFDLDQLRSRQESIDTENARITLVNNSDNPSLGARVMQFLTENLHMKQVRIAPKVQSTEYSMSENNTLDTSRIFRRASTEAVYTTNEIAMKLSLQTGSQDDTIHDIFKEYDQSDIVVFLGNDLAKRLSFKEDTIDDLQSSEKDLEYQKQLDAALASER; via the coding sequence ATGCCTATCTTCGGTCAGCAGCAAGACACTTTTGAACGATTACAACAACATCCTCAGCACCACCGGAAGTTTCTGCGGATCTTCCTCTGGACACTCCCATTGCTTTTACTGGTTACGCTCTCGCTTTTGACATACTTTTCTTGGAAGATCGGCAGCGCAACAAGAGCTATGAGTATCGACCCTCAAGAAGATACCGCCCTCTCCGATACGTTACATGGCGCAACATCGCTCCTTACGCCAATCCTTCATCGCGAAAGAAGCCTTCTTCCCGGAGAGTCAGAAGGACGCACGAATATTCTCCTTCTTGGAAAAGCGAATGAAAAAACCGCCGGACAAAATCTTACCGACACGATCATGGTTGCGAGTTTCGATTTTTCGCGCAAGAAAATCGCACTCCTCTCCCTTCCGCGCGATCTTTACGTGGAAATACCCGACACGAAAACATTTACCAAACTAAATGCGCTCTACCAAATCGATCGAGCGAACAATGAAAGCGCAGATACTATCAAGCAAGCTGTTTCAACAATAACCGGACTTCCCATACACGCATTTGCCACACTCGACTATGACGGATTTATCAATATTATCGATCGCGTTGGCGGCATCAGCATCTATGTCGAACGTGATCTCTTCGACTCGCGCTTTCCCGGACCAAATTACAGTTATGAAACATTCTCCGTCAAGAAAGGGTGGCAGGACCTCGACGGCGCAACTACACTCAAATATGTCCGCGAACGACACGGCGATCCGGAAGGAGACTTCGGACGCGCCAAACGCCAGCAAGCTGTTCTTGCGGCTCTCAAGAAAAAGGCGTTCTCTCTCCAAATATTCCTCAATCCACTCGCAATCTCCGGCGTTATCGATACACTTGGAAATCACATCAAAACCGACCTTTCTCTCGCTAACATAGAGAGTCTCATCGGGCTCGCCGACGAGTTCGACACTACCAATATCTCCACCGCCGTCATTGACGCATGGAAAAAAGATAGCCTCCTGCGTGTTTCGCATGTTCCCGTTGGCTCGGTTTCTATGTTTATCCTCGTGCCTCGAACTGGCGATTGGGTTGAAACACGCGAGCTCGCACAGAATATCTTCGATCTCGACCAATTAAGATCTCGCCAAGAATCGATCGACACGGAAAATGCTCGCATCACCCTCGTTAACAATTCGGACAATCCTTCGCTCGGAGCAAGAGTCATGCAATTTCTTACCGAGAATCTCCACATGAAACAAGTTCGCATCGCTCCGAAAGTTCAATCAACCGAATATTCGATGTCCGAAAACAATACGCTTGATACAAGCCGCATCTTCCGCCGGGCAAGCACCGAAGCCGTCTATACCACCAATGAAATAGCCATGAAACTCTCGCTCCAAACCGGGAGCCAAGACGATACTATTCATGACATATTCAAAGAATACGATCAGAGTGATATCGTTGTTTTCCTTGGAAACGATCTTGCCAAACGACTCTCATTCAAAGAAGATACTATTGATGATCTGCAGAGTTCCGAGAAAGATCTTGAATATCAGAAACAACTTGATGCCGCCCTTGCATCGGAGAGATAG
- a CDS encoding 30S ribosomal protein S18, with translation MQTSEQEQAMRKKLESLDYKDAYFLRKFLNSQGKIYPPKKFGLTVKEQRHLSVAIKRARYMALVPYVIQ, from the coding sequence ATGCAAACCAGCGAACAAGAACAAGCAATGCGCAAGAAGTTGGAATCACTCGACTACAAAGACGCGTATTTTCTTCGAAAATTTCTCAATTCGCAGGGAAAGATTTACCCTCCGAAGAAATTCGGATTAACAGTAAAAGAACAGCGTCATCTTTCTGTTGCGATTAAGCGCGCTCGGTATATGGCGCTTGTCCCGTATGTTATTCAGTAG
- a CDS encoding DNA translocase FtsK translates to MNESPGILHHDVKRSIVAILLFTAGILFALGFFKSAGMLGLFFDRMAGLGLGWGKWVFPFLLFLAGVFLFRRRTSSWSDVVKLGGLTVAFLSFLGLLHSFQSGDLEQLALEGRGGGYIGFWLAMLFEKLAGTVGGTILFVAIFLVGTIAAFNFSLLQFSDSFGEWAKRRDANRPDFEKDGEGTVAESGSPDEPISEIQVGTEAPATVDPVVIEKEKLEQENIKHIHFPQEENEKQSGTASADMRKGSDLASVPAYFLSGERKPFSVEPRRSSRKRTFWQLPTPDLLDASSEEGFGGDTESRAEIIRQTLENFGIPVVHHATMVGPTVTQYMFSPAGGVKLSRITTLSDNLALAMEAPSIRIQAPIPGKALIGIEVPNQVQAVVRLRNILESSAFLKRNSPLTVALGKDVHGDYAVADIGKMPHLLVAGTTRSGKSVFINAILLSLLYQNAPDDLRLILIDPKRVELSLYNGIPHLITDVIVEPKKVVNALRSMVGEMDRRYKLLEQVGSRDIESYHVRSARGEKRTVSLPGGGQREEDLPKLPYIIIVIDEMADLMMSHGREVEGVIVRLAQMARAVGIHLILATQRPSVEVITGLIKANIVTRIAFQVATQIDSRTILDQGGAEKLIGQGDMLFTTAGYPQPRRIQGPFVSEDEVHNVVEFIRDQKRAAGFEESIDGEISTGSPIREREFALPPLPRSNGDLEAAPVGPDPESPAHPERFSDSIVFSLDDEENLEEDQDPRYEEARRVVLEFRQASTSFLQRRMGLGYSRAAKIIDCLEKNRVIGPKDGSKPREIIALNGISPAKASSPENSAGIADVADEQGASSPEDTQEDKWQM, encoded by the coding sequence ATGAATGAATCTCCGGGCATCCTTCATCATGATGTGAAGCGAAGCATTGTTGCTATTCTTCTTTTTACAGCGGGCATTCTTTTCGCGCTTGGGTTTTTCAAGAGTGCGGGGATGCTTGGATTGTTCTTCGATCGTATGGCGGGGCTCGGTCTGGGGTGGGGAAAGTGGGTCTTTCCATTTCTACTGTTTCTTGCGGGCGTCTTTCTCTTTCGTCGTCGAACAAGCTCGTGGTCAGATGTTGTGAAATTGGGAGGACTCACGGTGGCATTCCTAAGTTTTCTCGGGCTTTTGCATTCGTTTCAAAGTGGCGATTTGGAGCAGCTGGCTCTGGAGGGTCGGGGCGGGGGGTATATCGGGTTTTGGCTGGCAATGCTTTTTGAAAAACTTGCCGGAACGGTCGGGGGAACGATTTTGTTTGTAGCGATTTTCTTGGTAGGCACTATTGCGGCGTTTAATTTTTCACTGCTTCAATTTTCGGATTCGTTTGGCGAGTGGGCGAAGCGTCGGGATGCGAACCGACCTGATTTCGAGAAAGACGGAGAAGGAACTGTAGCCGAATCAGGTTCTCCGGATGAGCCAATCTCTGAAATTCAGGTCGGGACGGAGGCGCCGGCAACCGTTGACCCGGTGGTTATCGAGAAAGAAAAATTAGAACAAGAGAATATAAAACATATCCATTTTCCGCAAGAGGAGAATGAGAAGCAGTCAGGAACAGCATCAGCTGACATGAGAAAAGGTTCGGATCTTGCATCGGTTCCGGCATACTTTCTTTCCGGCGAGCGAAAGCCGTTCTCAGTGGAACCTCGCCGGTCATCGAGAAAGCGAACGTTTTGGCAGTTGCCGACGCCGGACCTTTTGGATGCTTCAAGCGAAGAGGGATTTGGCGGTGATACGGAATCGCGCGCGGAAATTATTCGGCAGACGCTTGAAAATTTCGGCATCCCAGTCGTGCATCATGCAACAATGGTTGGACCGACGGTGACGCAATACATGTTTAGTCCTGCGGGCGGTGTGAAACTTTCTCGCATCACAACGCTGTCGGATAATCTGGCGCTTGCTATGGAGGCGCCCTCCATTCGCATTCAGGCGCCGATTCCCGGGAAGGCTCTTATTGGCATTGAGGTGCCGAACCAAGTGCAGGCAGTGGTTAGATTGCGGAATATTCTGGAGAGCTCGGCGTTCTTGAAGCGGAATTCTCCGTTGACGGTTGCACTCGGAAAGGACGTGCATGGAGACTATGCTGTTGCTGATATCGGGAAAATGCCACACCTGCTCGTCGCGGGAACAACTCGGAGCGGGAAAAGCGTGTTTATTAATGCGATTCTCCTGTCGCTTCTCTATCAGAATGCGCCTGACGATCTTCGTCTTATCCTGATCGATCCGAAACGTGTGGAGCTTTCACTTTACAATGGTATTCCACATCTCATTACTGACGTGATTGTTGAGCCGAAGAAAGTGGTGAACGCGCTTCGTTCTATGGTGGGAGAAATGGATCGTCGGTACAAGCTTTTGGAACAAGTCGGTTCTCGAGATATCGAATCCTATCATGTACGTTCTGCTCGTGGTGAAAAGCGAACGGTATCGTTGCCCGGAGGCGGACAGCGGGAAGAAGATTTGCCGAAGCTCCCCTATATTATCATCGTGATTGACGAGATGGCAGATCTCATGATGTCGCATGGGCGTGAGGTGGAGGGCGTGATTGTGCGTTTGGCGCAGATGGCTCGAGCAGTTGGCATTCATTTGATTCTTGCGACACAGCGGCCGAGCGTTGAAGTTATCACAGGACTCATCAAGGCGAATATTGTGACGCGTATTGCTTTCCAGGTGGCGACACAGATCGACTCTCGTACGATTCTCGACCAGGGTGGTGCTGAAAAACTTATCGGACAGGGAGATATGCTTTTTACGACGGCTGGCTACCCTCAGCCGCGGCGAATTCAGGGGCCGTTTGTGTCCGAAGATGAAGTGCACAATGTGGTGGAGTTTATCCGGGATCAGAAACGCGCTGCCGGTTTTGAAGAATCGATCGATGGGGAAATATCAACCGGATCCCCCATACGCGAGCGGGAATTCGCTTTGCCGCCACTTCCTCGGTCGAATGGCGATCTGGAGGCGGCTCCGGTTGGACCCGATCCGGAATCGCCTGCGCATCCCGAGAGGTTCTCTGATAGCATTGTATTCTCACTTGATGATGAAGAGAATCTGGAAGAGGATCAGGATCCTCGATATGAAGAAGCTCGTCGCGTAGTGCTTGAATTCCGCCAAGCATCCACCTCATTCCTTCAGCGGCGTATGGGACTTGGATATTCCCGCGCAGCGAAGATTATCGATTGTCTCGAGAAGAACAGGGTTATCGGTCCAAAGGATGGTTCCAAGCCCCGGGAAATTATTGCGCTCAATGGCATTTCTCCAGCCAAAGCGTCTTCTCCGGAGAATTCAGCTGGTATTGCCGATGTAGCGGATGAACAAGGGGCATCTTCCCCAGAAGATACTCAGGAAGACAAGTGGCAGATGTGA
- a CDS encoding 50S ribosomal protein L25 — MSASIQLSVEERMKTGSTLSSIRKSGRIPAVLYGHGDTSQMVTVSALEFSRAYKEAGENTLVELILPKGKPINTLIYDVQTDPLSGKFLHVDFYRVRMNEKVEATVPLVFTGESLAVRGSGGVLVKALDEVEVSCLPGNIPHEFLVDIAALATFDDQIHVSDIAVPDGVEMLSDAEAVVALVERPRTDEEMASLDTKVEADVNKVEGVVKTEGAPSAEKKSE; from the coding sequence ATGAGCGCATCAATACAACTTTCGGTTGAAGAACGAATGAAGACGGGGTCAACACTTTCAAGTATTCGAAAGAGTGGTCGAATTCCGGCAGTATTGTACGGGCACGGGGATACATCGCAGATGGTGACCGTATCCGCTCTTGAATTTTCTCGAGCATATAAAGAAGCTGGCGAGAACACACTGGTAGAGCTTATCCTCCCAAAGGGAAAGCCGATTAATACGCTGATCTATGATGTACAGACCGACCCTTTGTCTGGGAAATTTCTGCATGTCGATTTTTATCGAGTGCGCATGAATGAGAAAGTGGAGGCAACGGTTCCGTTGGTATTTACCGGGGAATCTTTGGCTGTCCGCGGGTCGGGAGGGGTGCTTGTAAAAGCGCTTGATGAAGTGGAAGTGTCGTGCCTTCCCGGGAATATCCCTCACGAGTTCCTTGTTGATATTGCAGCTCTGGCTACTTTCGACGATCAGATTCATGTCTCGGATATTGCTGTTCCTGACGGGGTGGAAATGTTAAGCGATGCAGAAGCGGTTGTTGCGCTTGTGGAACGTCCAAGAACAGATGAAGAGATGGCATCTCTGGACACAAAAGTGGAGGCTGATGTGAATAAAGTGGAAGGTGTGGTAAAAACAGAAGGCGCTCCGAGTGCCGAGAAAAAGTCAGAGTAG
- the gyrB gene encoding DNA topoisomerase (ATP-hydrolyzing) subunit B: MSPTESKNKNEYGAASIQVLEGLDPVRKRPGMYIGGTSLEGLHHLIWEVVNNSIDEAMAGFGNHIVVRLLPGEVVEVTDNGRGIPVEVHPQTKKSTLETVLTVLHAGGKFGGGGYKISGGLHGVGVSVVNALSEWTRVEVHREGKVWLQEYDRGKPRGDVRPIGPSKRTGTTISFKADSQIFSEVRYSWSKILDYLRYQAYLTKGIRISVSDERDASGVHEAYKIKQYSFVFDSGIISFVKFLNRGKEIKNATPVSIEKTVGDTYVEVSLQYVDTFKEHLFSFANNILNPEGGMHVTGFRSALTRSLNDYAKKRGILKEKDGSLSSEDVFEGLTAVISVKLPEPQFEGQTKAKLGNAEVRGIVSGVVSAGLAEFLETHPDDGKAILEKCLLTARARIAARAAKDAVLRKGALDGMTLPGKLADCTSRDASKSELYIVEGDSAGGSAKQGRDRMFQAILPLRGKLVNVEKTSLDKVVKSDTLKPIIIALGAGIGESLTLAKLRYHKIIIMADADVDGSHIRTLLLTFFYRYFEDMVKEGYVYIAQPPLYRLQKGKRIEYVFTDEEKDRMLSSMTKDAAAKAEKSKSSGSKESGSENVESGTSSSTDGSETIHGVNIQRYKGLGEMNPEQLWETTMNPENRQMLRVSLDDAEEADRIFDILMGNEVEPRRRFIQTHAKSVKNLDV; encoded by the coding sequence ATGTCTCCAACCGAATCAAAAAACAAGAACGAATACGGCGCCGCTTCCATTCAGGTTCTCGAAGGACTTGACCCGGTGCGGAAGCGTCCGGGCATGTATATTGGCGGCACGTCTCTCGAAGGACTCCATCATCTCATCTGGGAAGTGGTAAATAACTCCATCGATGAGGCAATGGCGGGATTCGGCAATCATATTGTTGTACGGCTCTTGCCGGGCGAGGTTGTTGAAGTGACGGACAATGGGCGCGGCATTCCTGTGGAAGTTCATCCGCAAACGAAGAAGTCCACGCTTGAAACCGTGCTTACGGTGCTGCATGCCGGAGGAAAATTTGGCGGTGGCGGGTACAAAATCTCCGGAGGGTTGCATGGCGTGGGTGTTTCCGTGGTGAATGCGCTCTCAGAATGGACACGTGTCGAAGTGCATCGAGAAGGCAAGGTATGGTTGCAGGAGTACGATCGAGGAAAGCCTCGAGGCGATGTTCGGCCGATCGGACCGTCGAAGCGGACCGGAACAACGATCTCTTTTAAGGCGGACAGTCAAATTTTCTCAGAGGTTCGATATAGTTGGAGCAAAATCTTAGACTATCTTCGCTATCAGGCATATTTAACCAAGGGGATTCGTATCAGCGTGTCTGATGAGCGTGATGCATCAGGTGTTCATGAAGCATACAAGATCAAACAATACTCATTTGTTTTTGATTCGGGCATTATCTCCTTTGTAAAATTTCTTAATCGTGGCAAGGAGATAAAGAATGCGACGCCGGTTTCCATTGAGAAGACCGTTGGCGATACCTATGTTGAGGTGTCGCTTCAGTATGTCGATACGTTCAAAGAGCATCTCTTTTCCTTTGCAAACAATATTCTCAATCCCGAGGGTGGAATGCATGTGACCGGCTTTCGCAGCGCCCTGACTCGTTCACTCAATGACTATGCGAAGAAGCGAGGAATTCTCAAGGAAAAAGACGGGTCGCTTTCTTCGGAAGATGTGTTCGAGGGGCTTACAGCAGTGATTTCCGTGAAGCTTCCGGAGCCGCAATTCGAGGGACAGACAAAGGCGAAACTGGGAAACGCTGAGGTGCGCGGCATTGTGTCGGGCGTGGTTTCGGCGGGACTTGCGGAGTTTCTTGAGACTCATCCCGACGACGGGAAGGCGATTCTTGAGAAATGTCTTCTGACAGCTCGGGCGCGTATTGCGGCTCGTGCTGCGAAAGATGCTGTGCTTCGAAAGGGGGCGCTCGATGGCATGACGCTCCCCGGGAAGCTTGCTGACTGTACGAGTCGCGATGCTTCGAAGTCGGAGCTGTATATTGTTGAGGGAGATTCTGCTGGTGGAAGTGCCAAGCAGGGTCGAGATAGAATGTTCCAGGCGATTCTTCCGCTGCGGGGGAAGCTCGTCAATGTTGAGAAAACCAGTCTTGACAAGGTGGTGAAGTCGGATACGCTAAAGCCAATCATTATTGCGCTTGGCGCCGGTATCGGTGAGAGTCTTACCTTGGCGAAGCTTCGCTATCACAAAATCATCATCATGGCGGATGCTGATGTGGATGGTTCGCATATCCGCACGCTTCTTCTCACATTTTTCTATCGATATTTCGAAGATATGGTGAAGGAGGGATATGTATATATCGCTCAGCCGCCGCTCTATCGGCTTCAGAAAGGGAAGCGGATAGAATATGTTTTTACGGACGAGGAAAAGGATCGTATGTTGTCAAGTATGACAAAAGATGCTGCTGCAAAAGCAGAGAAATCGAAGTCTTCGGGAAGCAAAGAATCCGGTTCAGAAAACGTCGAGAGCGGCACATCTTCATCAACAGATGGATCTGAGACGATTCATGGAGTGAATATTCAACGCTATAAAGGTTTGGGAGAAATGAATCCCGAGCAGCTCTGGGAAACGACTATGAATCCGGAGAATCGGCAGATGCTTCGCGTCTCTCTCGATGATGCCGAAGAAGCAGATAGAATCTTCGATATTCTCATGGGTAACGAAGTTGAACCTCGCCGCCGCTTCATTCAGACACACGCAAAAAGTGTGAAAAACCTGGACGTGTAG
- a CDS encoding aminoacyl-tRNA hydrolase, translated as MYLIIGLGNPGEKYQDTRHNVGFSCIEYIRKHWDFPAFRNSSSFRAEYAEGRLGTEKVALARPKTFMNRSGDAVRNISQFYKIDPSDIAVIHDDLDILLGEVRESFSSRSAGHNGVEDIIEVLRTKDFLRFRIGIKQPLSNNTAHPYKNTATFVLEPFSADELAKIEQTFPIVTERLRTLIENKHSE; from the coding sequence ATGTACCTCATTATCGGACTCGGAAACCCTGGAGAAAAATACCAAGACACACGGCACAATGTCGGATTCTCCTGTATCGAATACATTCGCAAACATTGGGATTTCCCCGCCTTCCGCAACAGCTCGTCATTTCGAGCGGAATATGCCGAAGGTCGACTTGGAACCGAAAAGGTGGCACTTGCCCGCCCAAAGACGTTTATGAATCGATCCGGCGATGCGGTACGAAATATTTCCCAATTCTATAAAATCGATCCGAGCGACATTGCCGTCATTCACGATGACTTGGATATCCTCTTAGGAGAGGTTCGTGAATCATTCAGTTCCCGGTCTGCCGGACACAACGGCGTTGAAGATATCATCGAGGTACTTCGTACCAAAGACTTCCTCCGCTTCCGCATCGGCATCAAGCAGCCATTATCAAATAATACGGCGCATCCCTACAAAAATACGGCAACATTTGTCCTCGAGCCGTTCTCTGCCGACGAGCTCGCGAAAATAGAACAAACTTTCCCCATTGTCACAGAAAGGCTCCGCACCCTCATAGAGAACAAGCACTCGGAATGA